One Pseudomonas entomophila genomic window carries:
- a CDS encoding GspE/PulE family protein produces the protein MLPYRLARQTGLAMAPCEGGWQLWLRSDADSDQLQELLRAHGQPSALEHLDDAQFDECLGQLYQAGEATTEALIEGIGEQVDLDSLMSEMPRIEDLLESDDEAPVIRLINGLFGQALRLRASDIHIETFEQSLVVRLRVDGHLREVLRPPRALSAMLVSRIKVMARLDIAEKRQPQDGRITLRAAGREVDVRVSTLPGIHGERVVMRVLDKQASLLALDNLGMPAAVLRGLRGCLARPNGIVLSTGPTGSGKTTTLYASLNSLNDGSRNILTVEDPVEYAIAGIGQTAINPRAGLTFASGLRAILRQDPDVIMLGEIRDQETAQIAVQASLTGHLVLSTLHTNSAVGAVTRLRDMGVEPFLIASCLRGVLAQRLVRRLCACAVARPLHSAERELWPELTETYHPVGCEHCQGGGYVGRLGLYEFIELDDGLVALLYDGQSELAMQAYLVGRRQSLVAMAADCLAQGQTSLAEVLRVVQG, from the coding sequence ATGCTGCCCTATCGCCTGGCGCGCCAGACAGGCCTGGCCATGGCTCCTTGCGAAGGCGGTTGGCAGTTGTGGCTGCGCAGCGACGCCGACAGCGACCAGCTCCAGGAGCTGTTGCGGGCCCATGGCCAGCCAAGTGCTCTGGAACACCTCGACGACGCCCAGTTCGACGAGTGCCTCGGTCAGCTCTACCAGGCCGGCGAGGCGACGACCGAAGCGTTGATCGAGGGCATCGGCGAACAGGTCGACCTCGACAGCCTGATGAGCGAGATGCCGCGCATCGAGGACCTGCTGGAAAGCGACGACGAAGCCCCGGTGATCCGCCTGATCAACGGCCTGTTCGGCCAGGCCTTGCGCTTGCGCGCTTCGGATATCCATATCGAAACCTTCGAACAGAGCCTGGTGGTGCGCCTGCGGGTCGACGGTCATCTGCGCGAAGTGCTGCGCCCGCCACGGGCGCTGTCGGCGATGCTGGTGTCGCGGATCAAGGTGATGGCCCGCCTGGACATCGCTGAAAAGCGCCAGCCCCAGGACGGCCGCATCACCCTGCGCGCAGCCGGGCGCGAGGTGGACGTGCGCGTCTCGACCCTGCCCGGCATCCACGGCGAACGGGTGGTTATGCGCGTGCTCGACAAGCAGGCCAGCCTGCTGGCGCTGGACAACCTGGGCATGCCCGCCGCGGTGTTGCGCGGCCTGCGCGGCTGCCTGGCGCGGCCCAACGGCATCGTGCTGTCCACCGGCCCCACCGGCTCGGGCAAGACCACCACCCTGTACGCCAGCCTCAACAGCCTCAACGACGGCAGCCGCAACATCCTCACCGTCGAGGACCCGGTCGAATACGCCATCGCCGGCATCGGCCAGACCGCCATCAACCCGCGGGCCGGCTTGACCTTCGCCAGTGGCCTGCGGGCCATCCTGCGCCAGGACCCGGACGTGATCATGCTGGGTGAGATCCGCGACCAGGAGACCGCGCAGATCGCCGTGCAGGCCAGCCTCACCGGGCACCTGGTGCTGTCGACGCTGCACACCAACAGCGCCGTGGGGGCGGTGACCCGCCTGCGCGACATGGGGGTCGAGCCGTTCCTGATCGCCTCGTGCCTGCGCGGGGTGCTGGCCCAGCGCCTGGTGCGGCGGCTGTGCGCCTGCGCGGTGGCGCGGCCGCTGCACAGCGCGGAGCGCGAGCTGTGGCCGGAACTGACCGAAACCTACCACCCGGTGGGCTGCGAACATTGCCAGGGCGGCGGCTATGTCGGGCGCCTGGGGTTGTACGAATTCATCGAGCTGGACGACGGGCTGGTGGCACTGCTCTACGACGGCCAGAGCGAACTGGCCATGCAGGCCTACCTGGTTGGCCGTCGGCAGAGCCTGGTGGCGATGGCCGCCGACTGCCTGGCGCAGGGGCAGACCAGTCTCGCTGAAGTGTTGCGCGTGGTGCAGGGCTGA
- the gspD gene encoding type II secretion system secretin GspD, with translation MAGLLTLSLSLSWAEEPEVFADDGTPLYEVNFVDTELGEFIDSVSRITGTTFIVDPRVQGKVTVRTVDRHDADAIYDIFLAQLRAQGFATVDLPNGSVKIVPDQAARLEPVPVERPGKKSEGSDGVATRVFNVRNAASEQMLNILKPLIDPRVGVITPYPAANLLVVTDWRSNLERIDSLLRQLDQVSDEPLQVMPLKHASAADTAGLVTRLLAREQGADSAQVVADPRSNALLVRGSADSRERVRALLAQLDRPSDNLRSSNTQVMYLRHANAAEVVKVLRGLGQSGAVPAEGGEGEGKDKPLQAASDSGIRLEYEEGTNAVVMVGPDSELAAYRSIVEQLDIRRAQVVVEAIIAEVSDSSAQELGVQWLFADEKFGAGIVNFGSNGVNIANIAGAASSGDNEKLGKLLSATTGATAGFGHFGGGFNFAMLVNALKGKSGFNLLSTPTLLTLDNAEASILVGQEVPFVTGSVTQNNANPYQTIERKEVGVKLRIKPQVNVDNSVRLDIVQEVSSIAESRAASDVITNKREIKTKVMVEDNGLVILGGLISDERSTSNQRVPLLGDIPGLGRLFRSDASKGTKQNLMVFIRPRILRDGESLAGLSQQKYQSLQQGTSLKLPALAEGMPLLQAFPASRARLEGGDW, from the coding sequence CTGGCCGGGTTGCTGACCCTGTCCCTGTCCCTGTCCTGGGCCGAAGAGCCGGAAGTGTTCGCCGACGACGGCACGCCGCTGTATGAGGTGAACTTCGTCGACACCGAGCTGGGCGAGTTCATCGACAGTGTGTCGCGTATCACCGGCACCACCTTCATCGTCGACCCGCGGGTGCAGGGCAAGGTCACCGTGCGCACGGTCGATCGCCATGATGCCGATGCCATCTACGACATCTTCCTGGCACAGCTGCGCGCCCAGGGTTTCGCCACGGTGGACCTGCCCAACGGCAGCGTGAAGATCGTCCCCGACCAGGCCGCGCGCCTGGAACCGGTGCCGGTGGAGCGGCCCGGCAAGAAGTCCGAAGGCAGCGATGGCGTGGCCACTCGGGTGTTCAACGTGCGCAATGCCGCCAGCGAGCAGATGCTCAACATCCTCAAGCCGCTGATCGACCCGCGGGTTGGGGTGATCACGCCATACCCAGCCGCCAACCTGCTGGTAGTCACCGACTGGCGTAGCAACCTCGAGCGCATCGACAGCCTGCTGCGCCAGCTCGACCAGGTCAGTGACGAGCCGTTGCAGGTGATGCCGCTCAAACATGCCAGCGCCGCCGACACGGCGGGGCTGGTGACCCGCTTGCTGGCCCGCGAGCAGGGCGCCGACAGCGCCCAGGTGGTCGCCGACCCGCGCAGCAACGCCTTGCTGGTGAGGGGCAGTGCCGACAGCCGCGAGCGTGTGCGCGCCTTGCTCGCCCAGTTGGACCGGCCCAGTGACAACCTGCGCAGCAGCAATACCCAGGTGATGTACCTGCGCCACGCCAATGCCGCCGAGGTGGTCAAGGTGCTGCGTGGGCTGGGCCAGTCGGGCGCGGTGCCGGCCGAGGGCGGCGAGGGCGAGGGCAAGGACAAGCCGTTGCAGGCGGCCAGCGATTCCGGCATCCGCCTCGAATATGAAGAAGGCACCAACGCCGTGGTCATGGTCGGCCCCGACAGCGAGCTGGCCGCCTACCGCAGCATCGTCGAGCAGTTGGATATCCGTCGGGCGCAGGTGGTGGTCGAGGCGATCATCGCCGAAGTGTCCGACAGCAGCGCCCAGGAGCTGGGCGTGCAATGGCTGTTCGCCGACGAAAAGTTCGGCGCGGGCATCGTCAACTTCGGCAGCAACGGGGTGAACATCGCCAATATCGCCGGCGCGGCCAGCAGCGGCGACAACGAGAAGCTCGGCAAGCTGCTGTCGGCGACCACCGGCGCCACGGCCGGTTTTGGGCACTTCGGCGGCGGCTTCAACTTCGCCATGCTGGTCAACGCGCTCAAGGGCAAGAGCGGCTTCAACCTGCTGTCCACCCCGACCCTGCTGACCCTCGACAACGCCGAGGCGTCGATCCTGGTGGGGCAGGAAGTACCCTTCGTCACCGGTTCCGTCACCCAGAACAACGCCAACCCCTACCAGACCATCGAGCGCAAGGAAGTGGGGGTGAAGCTGCGCATCAAGCCGCAGGTCAATGTCGACAACAGCGTGCGCCTGGACATCGTCCAGGAGGTGTCGTCGATTGCCGAGTCCCGCGCCGCCAGCGATGTGATCACCAACAAGCGCGAGATCAAGACCAAGGTCATGGTCGAGGATAACGGCCTGGTAATCCTCGGTGGGCTGATCAGCGACGAGCGGAGCACCAGCAACCAGCGTGTGCCGTTACTCGGCGATATTCCCGGCCTGGGCCGGCTGTTCCGTTCCGACGCCAGCAAGGGCACCAAGCAGAACCTGATGGTGTTCATCCGCCCGCGCATCCTGCGCGACGGCGAGAGCCTCGCCGGGCTCAGCCAGCAGAAATACCAGAGCTTGCAACAGGGCACATCGCTCAAGCTGCCGGCCCTGGCCGAAGGCATGCCATTGTTGCAGGCGTTCCCGGCCAGCCGCGCGCGGCTCGAAGGGGGAGACTGGTGA